Proteins encoded together in one Ictidomys tridecemlineatus isolate mIctTri1 chromosome 3, mIctTri1.hap1, whole genome shotgun sequence window:
- the Gltpd2 gene encoding LOW QUALITY PROTEIN: glycolipid transfer protein domain-containing protein 2 (The sequence of the model RefSeq protein was modified relative to this genomic sequence to represent the inferred CDS: deleted 3 bases in 3 codons): MPFGQNPARAGSSDGTQREELCCLGPHGVLGCMIRPFIASLKLEGDVELSGWKELVRFLTPLGSTFTLSKAFTKVTALVTRVHAPDSTHYTSLTTMVVWENQAGMQELPGRSPGTRLARSLGSRMLLLLLQRALRWSQICLHWVATRTLGGPDAGTQCSEAYWTFLTPYHPWIIRHAARLALLALPTRSRLLELACPGTRERTSGLQRRAAGTLENGHNRTQGLIAGHGLLPLA; the protein is encoded by the exons ATGCCCTTTGGGCAAA ATCCAGCAAGAGCCGGATCCTCTGATGGTACCCAAAGAGAAGAGCTTTGTTGTCTGGGGCCTCACGGAGTGCTGGGCTGCATGATAAGGCCCTTTATTGCCAGTCTGAAATTGGAA GGGGATGTGGAATTGTCAGGATGGAAGGAACTAGTCAG GTTCCTAACTCCCCTTGGCTCCACCTTCACCTTAAGCAAGGCCTTCACCAAGGTGACAGCACTGGTGACTCGCGTGCATGCCCCAGATTCCACCCATTACACATCACTGACAACCATGGTGGTCTGGGAGAATCAGGCAGGAATGCAGGAGCTGCCAGGTAGGTCCCCAGGAACTCGGCTGGCTAGGTCTTTGGGCTCACGAATGTTATTGCTCTTGCTGCAGCGCGCGCTGCGCTGGTCCCAGATCTGCCTCCACTGGGTGGCGACAAGGACGCTGGGAGGACCGGACGCCGGCACGCAATGCAGCGAAGCCTATTGGACA TTCCTGACCCCATATCACCCCTGGATCATCCGTCACGCCGCCCGCCTCGCTCTCCTCGCCCTCCCAACTCGCAGCCGCTTGCTGGAGCTGGCGTGTCCAGGAACCAGAGAGCGGACTAGCGGGCTACAAAGACGG GCTGCTGGCACCCTGGAGAATGGCCACAACCGCACCCAGGGACTGATAGCCGGACACGGACTCCTCCCGTTGGCTTGA